The region AATCAAAAACTGATTAAAGGTTTTTTCATAATGGCGCTTGGTGAAAGTTGTGTTAAAAATACACAACCCACCTTGAGACATCTACGCTATTTACTTTTTAAAGAGCGGTAATTAACAACCCCTCGACAATGCTCGGAGCCGTTATACTGCTTTATGTCCGTTTTCGTCCCGAAAGGGGACTTCGACGAGACAACCCTTACTCATCGCTTTCGCTTTGAGCAAAGAATGGAGATGACAGGGATCGAACCTGCAACCTCCGGCTTGCAAAGCCGGCGCTCTCCCAGTTGAGCTACATCCCCGAACCGCTTGGCGGAAATCCGAAGCACAAAATCCGAAATTCCAAACAAATTCAAAATCCTGATTTTCAAACGCTCAAAAAGTTTTGAACATTCGAGTTTTGGTAATTTGATATTGTTTCGGATTTAGATATTCGAGTTTCGAATTTTCTAAACCAGTGGGCCCGGGAAGAGTCGAACTTCCGACCTTGCGCTTATCAGGCGCACGCTCTAACCAACTGAGCTACGAGCCCAAAACCCCAAAAACGCGGGTCTTGTAAAAGCCGTTGTTCGGACTCAATTGAACCGTATTCTAATACTTTTTAAAGAACTTTTGTCCTCAAAAACAAGGACAAACAAAAATGCCGCTGTACCTAACTGCCAGCGACATTGCGATAGACGAGAGATAGTAATTACTTACTTATCAGCAGTCAAGGACAAAAATTAACGATTTTTAAAATTTTTCGCAAATTTTCTCCGAAATTACTTCCGCCACCAAAACACAACGTGATTGCCAACCACATTGCAATTTAGCAATGATATATCAGCCCAAATACATAGTCAAGCAATTATTTTAAATAATTTTGTAGCCAAAAACACATTATAATATAAACAAAAGAAGATGTAGAATGTATAGTGCTGGAATAGGGGATAAGGGATAGGGTACAGGGTTTAGGGGATAGGACGTAGAACACAGTACACAGAACACAGAATATCGAAATCCTCCCTTCGGGCAAATCCAAATAACCAAAATTCAGAATAACTCACACGTCGGACTTTTAATGAACGTGAAACGGCTGCGTAAAACTTAACCGCGGATGACGCGGATTTATTTAGCCACAGAGTTCACAGAGACCACAGAGAAAAGCTTTAGACACGGATTAACACGGACGAACACCGTTTCTCACCACGAAGAACGGAGGGCGACACGAAGGATTGCTTCAACTAAACAGTTCTGCGAACCGTTTAAATTCAGATTAATCGACCTGCTCTACCCCGCAGTTTCCTTCAGAAACTAAACGCGGGGCCTCGCAGTTCTCAAATCTGAATTTTTGCCGATTATATCAGCAAAGTTGAAGCAATAAAATCTATTCCACTATGCTCGTATACAGTGGCGTAAGCCATCTCCTGACGATATACTGCCCCGCCAGAGGCGGGCAAGATACGAGCATAGATAGCTGGATATTTTTTTAGATAGGAATACCTAATGGCATTAATTTTGAATTTGAAAAAATTAGTATGGTGTCCCCGGATTATGGGATTACGGATTAGGCCTGATTAGGATTAAGGTGTCCCCTTATCAATATCTGGTGTCTACCAAATAACCTGTTTTTCCAAAACATTGATTTCCATATTTATCTTTATGTATATTTAAATCAGAATTCATTTTGTTTCTGGAAAATCTTTTCTGACACATAGGACATTGGTAAATATAAGTAGGCCCATATCCGCCTAAAGAAAACGATTTTATAGAAACATGCCTTCCTTTTCTCACACTTATTTGGCGTTTACTAAATGGTTTACCAAAATAAGAGTTTTTTGCTGACTCTCCTGCCTTTGATAATTCCACTTCATATCTTGGCTCAAATTTTTTATCTGTTGGTCTGATTTCTTGGATGTTAGTGTGCACAAATGATTTGATGGATGGTCCAGATGTTCTTCCACCAGTTGTATCGTAAACATAGAAGTATTCTCTGGCAACACCATCTTTTCGTTGTTTGTAAACTAAAGAATACGGCTCTACCATTCTTTGGATGCCATCATAAACAATCTCTATCATTGTCATATTTGTTCCAGCATCTAAAATGATATTTCTAAATTCAGGCGGAAAGAAGGCATGTTCCCCTCTCCCTTCGGGAAAGTTAGCAAACAGTTCGGCGATATGTTCCATAAACCGGCCAACCGCTGCTTCAAAATCGATTATTGCACCTTTTGGACATACAAGATACTTTTGCCATAAACCTTTTATTATTTGAAATGGCAAGTTAAGTAATAGGCCTTTTAGAAATCCGGGGCTTCTTTCAAAAATTGTTACTTTTAAAAGAGTTGAAACTATTTCTGCACGTTGTATTTCGATGCCAGTATCAAAGAATATCCAGAAAACATAGTCATATAAATCAGCAGAATGTCGTCTTTGCAATAGGCATTTTAGTTTTGAAGCTAATACTTCTTCCAGTTTTAAGCACTTTATTTCTGTCTTGCATTTTTGGTAATCAGAATATGGATGAATGATAAATCTCTTTTGAGTAGGAAGATAAATTCGGTCATATTGTGTTATATCCAAAGAAACTCTGATAGTGAATTTGCCTTCAGTTCCATAGAAATCTTTGAAGTACAAGCGAACATCGTAAGCCTTTTTCTCGCGATCCACGCCTTTTTTGTCTTGGACTACATTTTTGTCTTTTACAAAAATTACACCAGATGCTTCTTGAGCAAAATCACAAACCTTGTTGAGTTCCGTTTTGAGAAAATCCTCGGTAAGTGGTGTTTGTGTAGTAAAATCCAAGTCATTTGAATATCGCGTATTTTCAAAATAAGCTTTTCTAAGACAATTAC is a window of Phycisphaerae bacterium DNA encoding:
- a CDS encoding nucleotidyl transferase AbiEii/AbiGii toxin family protein — encoded protein: MIDKDEIIQKSKEFEIHTSDVQRDYVFGWILAGIYTVSDLKDILILKGGNCLRKAYFENTRYSNDLDFTTQTPLTEDFLKTELNKVCDFAQEASGVIFVKDKNVVQDKKGVDREKKAYDVRLYFKDFYGTEGKFTIRVSLDITQYDRIYLPTQKRFIIHPYSDYQKCKTEIKCLKLEEVLASKLKCLLQRRHSADLYDYVFWIFFDTGIEIQRAEIVSTLLKVTIFERSPGFLKGLLLNLPFQIIKGLWQKYLVCPKGAIIDFEAAVGRFMEHIAELFANFPEGRGEHAFFPPEFRNIILDAGTNMTMIEIVYDGIQRMVEPYSLVYKQRKDGVAREYFYVYDTTGGRTSGPSIKSFVHTNIQEIRPTDKKFEPRYEVELSKAGESAKNSYFGKPFSKRQISVRKGRHVSIKSFSLGGYGPTYIYQCPMCQKRFSRNKMNSDLNIHKDKYGNQCFGKTGYLVDTRY